The window AAGGGGTCATATTACTAGTGGGAATCAAGGTGTGCTGGTGATTCCAGACGGAGTCACCAGCATTGGGACTAGGGCTTTTGCTAACATCCAACTGAGCAGCGTCACAATTTCAGAAAGCGTCACTAACATTGGGCATGGTGCATTCGCTAATAACCAACTAAGCAGCGTAACAATCCCAGACAGTGTCATTAGCATTGGAGATAGGGCATTTGCCGGAAACGATTTGAATGAGAGTGATATCATTCTTGGTGACGGGTATCCTTACTACTGGATCTATGGAAACGATAAAACAGAAGTAAGGGGTCATATTACTGGTGGAGATCAAGGTGTGCTGGTGATTCCAGACGGCGTCACCAGCATTGGAAAAAGGGCATTTGCTTACAACCAACTGAGTAGCGTGACGATCCCAAACAGCGTCACCAAGATTGGAGATAGTTCTTTTGCTAACAACCAACTGACCTCCATCTCTATGGGAAACGGTGTTACCAGAGTTGGAGATGGAGCATTCTATAACAATCAACTGAGCAGTATGACGATCCCAAACAGCGTCACCAAGATTGGAGATAGTTCTTTTGCTNNNNNNNNNNNNNNNNNNNNNNNNNNNNNNNNNNNNNNNNNNNNNNNNNNNNNNNNNNNNNNNNNNNNNNNNNNNNNNNNNNNNNNNNNNNNNNNNNNNNNNNNNNNNNNNNNNNNNNNNNNNNNNNNNNNNNNNNNNNNNNNNNNNNNNNNNNNNNNNNNNNNNNNNNNNNNNNNNNNNNNNNNNNNNNNNNNNNNNNNNNNNNNNNNNNNNNNNNNNNNNNNNNNNNNNNNNNNNNNNNNNNNNNNNNNNNNNNNNNNNNNNNNNNNNNNNNNNNNNNNNNNNNNNNNNNNNNNNNNNNNNNNNNNNNNNNNNNNNNNNNNNNNNNNNNNNNNNNNNNNNNNNNNNNNNNNNNNNNNNNNNNNNNNNNNNNNNNNNNNNNNNNNNNNNNNNNNNNNNNNNNNNNNNNNNNNNNNNNNNNNNNNNNNNNNNNNNNNNNNNNNNNNNNNNNNNNNNNNNNNNNNNNNNNNNNNNNNNNNNNNNNNNNNNNNNNNNNNNNNNNNNNNNNNNNNNNNNNNNNNNNNNNNNNNNNNNNNNNNNNNNNNNNNNNNNNNNNNNNNNNNNNNNNNNNNNNNNNNNNNNNNNNNNNNNNNNNTAACAACCAGCTGAGCAGTGTGACAATCCCAGAAAGTGTTACCATCATAGAGTCTGAGGCATTCGCTAACAACCAGCTGAATAGTGTGACGATCCCAGACAGCATCACTAGCATTGGAGATGGAGCTTTCTATAACAACCAACTGACCTCCGTTTCTATAGGAAACAGTATTACCAGAATTGGAGAGAGCGCATTCTACAACAACCAGCTGAACAGTGTGACGATACCAGACAGCGTTATCGGAATTGGTTGTGCTGCATTCTATGATAACCAGCTCACCTCCGTCTCTATAGGAAATAGCGTCACCAACATTAATTGCTTGGCGTTCGCTAATAACCAACTGAGCGACGTAACGATCCCAGACAGCGTTATAGACATTGGTTATGCTGCATTCTATGATAACCAACTGACCTCCGTCATCATAGGAAATAGCGTCACCATCATAGATTTTGAGGTCTTCGCTAACAACCAACTGAACAACGTGACGATACCAGACAGCATCACTAGCATTGGGAATAGGGCATTCTATAACAACCAACTGACCTCCGTCTCTATAGGAAACAGTGTTACCATGATTAGCTATAGTGCATTCGCTAACAACCAACTGAGCAGCGTGACGATCCCAGATAGCGTTACTAATATTGGTATTAGGGCATTTGCCGGAAACAATTTGAATGAAAGTGATATCATTCTTGGAGACGGCCATCCTTATTACTGGGTCTATAGAAACGATAAAACGGAAGTACAGGGTCATATTACTAGTGGGAATCAAGGTGTGCTGGTGATTCCAGACGGCGTCACCAAAATTGGAAATTTGGCATTTGCCGACAGTCAGCTGAGTAGCGTGACGATCCCAGACAGCGTCACTAGCATTGGGAATAGGGCATTCTATAACAACCAACTTAACAGCGTGACGATCCCAGATAGTGTCATCAGTATTGGGGCTCAAGCATTTGCTAACAACCAACTTAACAACGTG is drawn from Tindallia californiensis and contains these coding sequences:
- a CDS encoding leucine-rich repeat domain-containing protein codes for the protein NNQLSSVTIPESVTIIESEAFANNQLNSVTIPDSITSIGDGAFYNNQLTSVSIGNSITRIGESAFYNNQLNSVTIPDSVIGIGCAAFYDNQLTSVSIGNSVTNINCLAFANNQLSDVTIPDSVIDIGYAAFYDNQLTSVIIGNSVTIIDFEVFANNQLNNVTIPDSITSIGNRAFYNNQLTSVSIGNSVTMISYSAFANNQLSSVTIPDSVTNIGIRAFAGNNLNESDIILGDGHPYYWVYRNDKTEVQGHITSGNQGVLVIPDGVTKIGNLAFADSQLSSVTIPDSVTSIGNRAFYNNQLNSVTIPDSVISIGAQAFANNQLNNVTIPDSVTRIGDRAFSGSDLNESDVSLGAGYPYYWIYGDDETKIKGHITSGNQGVLVIPDGVTSIGDRAFTSSQLTSVTIPDSVISIGDRAFAGNDLNESDVSLGAGHPYYWIYGDDETEIRGHITDGNQGVLVIPDGVTKIVDGAFTSSQLTSVTIPNSVISIGYQAFANNQLSSITIPDSVTSIGYQAFANNQLSSVTIPDSVIYIDYEAFVNRQASPSKLTIKGTIKSAAQTYANENGNRFVSQ